The Kozakia baliensis genome includes a region encoding these proteins:
- the ccmA gene encoding heme ABC exporter ATP-binding protein CcmA, with the protein MVNAPLRPNARLQIRDISVIRGERLVLDGVAFDLHNGEAMLLTGPNGAGKSTLLRTLAGLRQPDSGEILWDGQPVSQDRTAHALRLAYLGHQDALKPGLSLVENLAITARLGGTDLEEALERVDLLPLAELPARLLSAGQKRRAAIARVLLQAAPLWLLDEPSLGLDAAAIERLGIILAQHRAAGGMILATTHVDLPLPNPRHLTLPALETEIML; encoded by the coding sequence ATGGTGAACGCTCCTCTCCGCCCGAATGCGCGCCTGCAAATACGCGACATCTCGGTCATTCGCGGGGAGCGCCTGGTGTTGGACGGCGTCGCTTTCGATCTGCATAACGGCGAAGCCATGCTTCTCACCGGCCCTAACGGCGCCGGCAAATCCACGTTGCTTCGCACGTTGGCCGGATTGCGCCAGCCCGATTCAGGAGAGATTCTTTGGGATGGGCAACCGGTTTCGCAAGACCGCACTGCCCATGCTCTGCGCCTTGCCTATCTCGGCCATCAAGATGCGCTCAAGCCCGGCCTGAGCTTGGTGGAGAATTTGGCCATCACCGCGCGCCTCGGCGGCACCGATCTAGAAGAAGCGCTCGAACGCGTCGATCTCTTGCCGCTTGCCGAACTCCCAGCGCGCCTCCTTTCGGCGGGACAAAAACGCCGTGCCGCCATCGCACGCGTTCTTCTACAAGCCGCGCCGCTTTGGCTGTTGGATGAACCGAGCCTCGGGTTGGACGCCGCCGCGATCGAACGGCTGGGCATCATTCTGGCCCAGCACCGTGCGGCAGGCGGGATGATTTTGGCGACCACGCATGTCGATCTTCCTCTGCCCAACCCTCGACATCTGACCCTACCCGCTTTGGAAACGGAGATCATGCTATGA
- the acnA gene encoding aconitate hydratase AcnA, giving the protein MRAVGRDSLGALRDLKVDGRWYRMFSLSEASKRLGDVTRLPVSLKVLLENVLRFEDGTSYRPEDAQAIVDWLPQGHSTQEVPFKPARILMQDFTGVPAVVDLAAMRDGIIDLGGDPERVNPLVLVDLVIDHSVMVDVAGTKDALERNVEIEFERNGERYAFLRWGQGAFENFRVVPPGAGICHQVNLEYLAQAVWTAHVGGHDYAYPDTLYGTDSHTTMVNGMGVLGWGVGGIEAEAAMLGQPIAMLIPDVIGVRLEGKLPEGATATDLVLTITQMLRAEGVVGKFVEFFGPALDHLPVADRATIANMAPEYGATCGFFPVDQLTLNYLHQTGRDEHRIRLTEAYLRAQGMFRTAEAPEPVFSKVLSLDLSSIVPSLAGPKRPQDRVALTDATTAFERALTDGLGVKPEDKDKRAAVAGADYRIGHGDVVIAAITSCTNTSNPAVLVAAGLVARKARALGLKPKPWVKTSLAPGSQVVTDYLDRAGLSADLDALGFETVGYGCTTCIGNSGPLPQPLVDAIEGNSLVATSVLSGNRNFEGRISPNVRANYLASPPLVVAYALLGTLRQDITTAPLGQTPEGRDVFLRDIWPSNHEIAELVGSSLTRESFLERYGNITRGTKQWQALAVADEARTFDWSPNSTYIQKPPYFDGLTKEPGETGDIENARILALLGDNITTDHISPAGAIKPSSPAGEYLSEHQVAVKDFNSYGSRRGNDRVMVRGTFANIRIRNEMLPGVEGGMSKHLPDGQVASIYDVAHRYQEEGVPLVVIGGREYGMGSSRDWAAKGTRLLGIKAVIAESFERIHRSNLVGMGVLPLTFPEGVNRQTLKLNGTETITLSGLEKITPRMRVPVTIERINGDRETLHLICRIDTLDEVAYYRHGGILPYVLRGMTKTD; this is encoded by the coding sequence ATGCGTGCGGTAGGACGAGACTCGTTGGGCGCGTTGCGCGACCTCAAGGTCGATGGACGCTGGTATCGTATGTTCTCTCTTTCTGAGGCGTCGAAGCGACTTGGGGATGTGACGCGTCTTCCGGTGAGCCTGAAGGTGCTGCTGGAGAATGTTCTGCGCTTTGAGGACGGGACGAGCTATCGCCCGGAGGACGCGCAGGCCATCGTGGACTGGCTGCCGCAGGGCCATTCCACGCAGGAGGTTCCGTTCAAGCCCGCGCGTATTCTGATGCAGGACTTCACCGGCGTTCCCGCCGTGGTGGATCTGGCGGCGATGCGCGACGGCATCATCGATCTCGGCGGCGATCCCGAGCGCGTCAACCCGCTCGTGCTGGTCGATCTGGTGATCGATCACTCGGTGATGGTCGACGTGGCCGGCACCAAGGACGCGCTGGAGCGCAACGTGGAGATCGAGTTCGAGCGCAACGGCGAGCGCTATGCGTTCCTGCGCTGGGGCCAGGGCGCGTTCGAGAATTTCCGCGTCGTGCCGCCGGGCGCGGGCATCTGCCATCAGGTCAATCTGGAATATCTCGCCCAGGCCGTCTGGACCGCCCATGTCGGCGGGCATGACTACGCCTACCCCGATACGCTCTACGGCACCGACAGCCACACCACCATGGTCAACGGCATGGGCGTGCTCGGCTGGGGCGTGGGCGGCATCGAGGCCGAGGCGGCCATGCTCGGCCAGCCCATCGCCATGCTGATCCCCGACGTGATCGGCGTGCGCCTGGAAGGCAAGCTTCCCGAGGGCGCGACCGCGACCGATCTGGTGCTGACCATCACCCAGATGCTGCGCGCCGAGGGCGTGGTCGGCAAGTTCGTGGAGTTCTTCGGCCCCGCGCTCGACCATCTGCCGGTGGCCGACCGCGCCACCATCGCCAACATGGCCCCGGAATACGGCGCGACCTGCGGCTTCTTCCCGGTCGATCAACTGACGCTGAACTATCTGCATCAGACCGGGCGTGACGAACACCGCATCCGCCTGACCGAAGCCTATCTGCGCGCGCAGGGCATGTTCCGCACCGCCGAGGCGCCCGAGCCGGTGTTCTCCAAGGTGCTTTCGCTCGATCTGAGCAGCATCGTGCCGTCCCTCGCCGGGCCGAAACGCCCGCAGGACCGCGTGGCGCTCACCGATGCGACGACGGCGTTCGAACGGGCGCTCACCGACGGCCTGGGCGTCAAGCCCGAGGACAAGGACAAGCGCGCCGCCGTGGCGGGCGCCGATTATCGGATCGGCCATGGCGACGTGGTGATCGCCGCCATCACTTCCTGCACCAACACCTCCAACCCGGCGGTGCTGGTGGCGGCGGGCCTGGTGGCCCGCAAGGCCCGCGCGCTGGGCTTAAAGCCCAAGCCCTGGGTCAAGACCTCGCTCGCGCCCGGCTCGCAGGTGGTGACGGATTATCTCGACCGCGCCGGCCTCTCCGCCGATCTGGACGCGCTGGGTTTCGAGACGGTGGGCTATGGCTGCACCACCTGTATCGGCAATTCCGGACCGCTGCCGCAGCCTTTGGTGGACGCCATCGAAGGCAATAGCCTGGTCGCTACCTCCGTGCTGTCGGGCAACCGCAACTTCGAAGGGCGCATTTCGCCCAACGTGCGCGCCAACTATCTCGCCAGCCCGCCGCTGGTGGTGGCCTATGCGCTGCTCGGCACGCTGCGTCAGGACATCACCACCGCTCCGCTCGGCCAGACGCCGGAGGGGCGCGACGTGTTCCTGCGCGATATCTGGCCCAGCAATCACGAGATCGCCGAACTGGTCGGCTCTTCGCTGACGCGCGAGAGCTTCCTGGAGCGCTACGGCAACATCACCCGCGGCACCAAGCAGTGGCAGGCGCTGGCGGTGGCCGACGAAGCGCGGACCTTCGATTGGTCTCCCAACTCGACCTATATCCAAAAGCCGCCCTATTTCGACGGCTTGACCAAGGAGCCGGGCGAGACGGGCGATATCGAGAACGCCCGCATCCTGGCGCTGCTGGGCGACAACATCACCACCGACCACATCTCACCGGCTGGGGCGATCAAGCCGAGTTCGCCGGCGGGCGAATATCTCAGCGAGCACCAGGTGGCGGTAAAGGACTTCAATTCCTATGGTTCGCGCCGTGGCAACGACCGGGTGATGGTGCGCGGCACCTTCGCCAACATCCGCATCCGCAACGAGATGCTGCCGGGCGTGGAAGGCGGCATGTCCAAGCATTTGCCCGACGGTCAGGTCGCCTCGATCTATGACGTCGCGCACCGCTATCAGGAAGAAGGCGTGCCGCTGGTGGTCATCGGCGGGCGCGAATACGGCATGGGCTCCTCGCGCGACTGGGCGGCCAAGGGCACCCGACTGCTCGGCATCAAGGCCGTCATCGCCGAGAGCTTCGAGCGCATCCACCGCTCCAACCTCGTGGGCATGGGCGTGCTGCCGCTCACCTTCCCCGAAGGCGTCAACCGGCAAACCCTCAAGCTCAACGGCACCGAAACCATCACGCTCTCAGGCCTCGAAAAAATTACACCGCGGATGAGAGTTCCGGTAACGATCGAACGCATCAACGGCGATCGGGAAACGCTTCATCTGATTTGCCGAATCGATACGCTGGACGAAGTCGCTTATTACCGGCATGGGGGTATTCTGCCTTATGTTCTGCGTGGGATGACTAAAACTGACTAA
- a CDS encoding amino acid ABC transporter ATP-binding protein yields the protein MSLSVARGELVAIIGPSGCGKSTFLRCLNLLEVPDAGTLRIEDVTVARDHRGGWSREDERQAHFLRAHVGMVFQSFNLFPHRTVLENVMLAPRTVKRIAAQEAERTARELLAKVGLSHVMERYPLTLSGGQQQRAAIARAMAMRPAVMLYDEPTSALDPELAEEVLQVMRALDDEGMTQIVVTHDMRFARAASDRVLYVEGGHIIEEGDPDLMFANPHDAKTRRFLRTLL from the coding sequence ATGTCGCTTTCGGTGGCGCGCGGCGAATTGGTGGCGATTATCGGCCCTTCCGGTTGTGGAAAATCGACGTTTCTGCGCTGCCTCAACCTTTTGGAAGTGCCCGATGCCGGAACGCTCCGTATCGAAGACGTTACCGTGGCGCGCGATCACCGAGGCGGTTGGTCGCGCGAGGATGAGCGACAAGCCCATTTTTTGCGCGCGCATGTCGGCATGGTGTTTCAATCGTTCAATCTGTTTCCGCACCGGACCGTGCTGGAAAACGTCATGCTCGCGCCGCGCACGGTGAAGCGAATAGCCGCGCAGGAGGCCGAGCGGACCGCGCGCGAACTTCTGGCGAAAGTGGGCCTGTCTCACGTGATGGAGCGTTATCCGCTCACGCTTTCCGGCGGGCAGCAGCAACGGGCGGCGATTGCGCGCGCCATGGCGATGAGACCTGCCGTTATGCTCTATGATGAGCCGACTTCGGCGCTCGATCCTGAATTGGCGGAAGAAGTGCTTCAGGTCATGCGCGCGCTTGACGATGAGGGTATGACGCAGATTGTCGTCACCCACGACATGCGCTTTGCCCGTGCCGCCTCGGACCGCGTGCTTTATGTGGAAGGCGGTCACATCATCGAAGAAGGGGACCCGGACCTCATGTTCGCCAATCCCCACGATGCAAAAACGCGCCGTTTCTTACGGACGCTCCTGTAA
- a CDS encoding ABC transporter substrate-binding protein/permease: protein MRWLLLLWLSVFAIPHAQAQEVLNWASDGEANVPYVFHDPVQQSRLEGFEYEIVQELGNRLHMTPHFIQNDWDGLVPGLQRGMYQMVIDGIEMTPEHREAVLFSRPYYVTGERIILRRDETGLDTVEALRGHTVGTIKDTLAERILSREPKIAIRSYEEETNAFSDLHNGRLDAILLDEPIAMYYGAITDELKLVGEPIGRTQYGIAFKPGNYALRDKVDRALTAMMADGTLQTILARWNLWTPEMAKMTGDFSKRDITPIEWNHYRQAMDRHGGWSIFWRYIGFLPLVLHGAWMTLAVSALAMVLAVGLGLLLALARHYGPKALGLLAGVYIEIVRGTPLLIQVLFIFYGLPALGIRLSPFVAGVLALGLNYAAYEAENYRAGLLSVPRGQMEAAIALNMTHAQALRLIIVPQAFRTVVPVMTNDFISLLKDSSLVSVITLTELSQTYVRLSSTYYDYIGTGLIIGAAYLLLGLPFVRLARYAERRLGRGMTRTGHH from the coding sequence ATGCGCTGGCTGCTTCTTCTCTGGCTGTCTGTTTTCGCCATACCTCACGCTCAAGCTCAGGAAGTTCTGAACTGGGCTTCGGACGGCGAAGCGAACGTGCCTTACGTTTTTCACGATCCGGTCCAGCAATCTCGTCTTGAAGGTTTCGAATACGAGATCGTTCAGGAATTGGGGAATCGGCTACATATGACGCCGCATTTCATCCAGAACGATTGGGATGGTCTGGTCCCTGGCCTTCAACGCGGTATGTACCAGATGGTGATCGACGGCATCGAAATGACGCCGGAGCACCGCGAGGCCGTGCTGTTCTCACGTCCTTATTACGTTACGGGGGAGCGCATCATTCTCCGGCGCGATGAAACCGGGTTGGATACGGTCGAAGCGTTGCGTGGCCATACGGTCGGCACCATTAAGGACACGTTGGCCGAGCGGATACTCTCGCGCGAACCCAAAATCGCGATCAGATCCTACGAGGAAGAAACCAACGCTTTTTCCGACTTGCATAACGGGCGTTTGGACGCGATTTTGCTCGATGAGCCGATCGCCATGTATTACGGCGCTATCACGGATGAATTGAAGCTGGTCGGTGAGCCGATTGGGCGCACGCAATATGGCATTGCTTTCAAACCGGGCAATTACGCGTTGCGCGATAAGGTCGATCGGGCGCTGACCGCCATGATGGCCGATGGCACGTTGCAAACCATCTTGGCGCGCTGGAATCTCTGGACGCCGGAAATGGCGAAAATGACCGGTGATTTCTCTAAGCGCGATATCACGCCGATCGAATGGAATCACTATCGCCAAGCCATGGATCGCCATGGCGGGTGGTCGATTTTCTGGCGCTATATCGGCTTTCTGCCGCTTGTTCTGCACGGCGCTTGGATGACGCTCGCCGTTTCAGCCCTGGCCATGGTGCTGGCGGTTGGGCTCGGTTTGCTTCTCGCTTTGGCAAGGCATTACGGGCCGAAAGCTTTGGGCCTGTTGGCGGGCGTCTATATCGAGATCGTGCGTGGCACGCCACTGTTGATCCAGGTATTGTTTATTTTCTACGGCCTCCCGGCGCTTGGCATCCGGCTTTCTCCTTTTGTAGCGGGCGTATTGGCGCTTGGCCTGAATTATGCGGCTTACGAGGCGGAGAATTACCGTGCTGGGCTGCTTTCGGTTCCACGTGGGCAAATGGAAGCGGCGATTGCTCTGAACATGACACATGCTCAGGCACTGAGGCTCATTATCGTGCCGCAGGCGTTCCGTACCGTTGTGCCGGTCATGACGAACGATTTTATCTCGTTGCTTAAAGATTCGTCGTTGGTCAGCGTCATCACGTTGACGGAACTTAGCCAGACCTACGTTCGGCTTTCCTCGACATATTACGATTATATCGGTACCGGCCTAATCATCGGGGCAGCCTATCTACTGCTTGGGCTGCCGTTTGTGCGCCTTGCGCGTTATGCCGAGCGTCGCCTTGGCCGCGGCATGACGCGCACCGGTCATCACTGA
- a CDS encoding AAA family ATPase: MKALLPMLNRLMPVMMVVFLVLASLQAALALHLSFGAIEHFLQWAEASYLPLAGIGALLTVSGLLFETRAEKLARKGLRRRKGFIMDVLARLTNRNALEELMAREQKENVIDADELAASLRARVIGQDQVCEDIAQQMRRRLALQVRGKPVGIFLFAGPPGTGKTYLAKQIARQMDRPLLHFDMTQMSSPHAATQLFGSPKGYVGSDTFGKLTGGLQEKPDAVVLLDEIEKAHPDVFKKFLTAWNDGHITEASTGTQVSTTRAIFMLTSNIATDELTEIADRLADDPDRMRAESTEALRKAGFAPEVLNRLDRIFVFRRLLGLDLARVAALEIETMIDSYGLRVEPGGIDPALLFQVMQRQQKLGAGASARDLVRSIEDMVSESLITARQNGGKMVRLVSGEGGVTAEVANDTESMRARMSR; the protein is encoded by the coding sequence ATGAAGGCTCTCTTGCCCATGCTCAACCGGCTGATGCCGGTCATGATGGTGGTGTTTCTGGTGCTCGCCAGTTTGCAGGCCGCGCTAGCCTTGCATCTGTCGTTCGGCGCCATCGAACACTTTCTTCAATGGGCGGAAGCGAGCTATCTTCCACTGGCTGGCATCGGCGCATTGCTGACCGTCTCCGGTCTTTTATTCGAAACACGCGCCGAAAAGCTGGCACGCAAAGGACTGCGCCGCCGAAAGGGATTCATCATGGACGTTCTTGCCCGGCTGACCAACCGCAACGCTCTCGAAGAGCTTATGGCGCGCGAGCAAAAAGAAAACGTCATCGACGCCGATGAACTGGCGGCCTCCCTTCGCGCCCGCGTGATCGGCCAGGATCAGGTGTGTGAGGACATCGCGCAACAGATGCGCCGCCGCCTCGCCTTGCAGGTGCGCGGCAAGCCGGTGGGCATTTTCCTGTTCGCCGGGCCACCCGGCACGGGAAAAACCTATCTCGCTAAACAAATCGCACGGCAGATGGACCGCCCTTTGCTGCATTTCGACATGACGCAAATGTCTAGCCCCCATGCCGCCACGCAGCTTTTCGGCTCGCCCAAGGGTTATGTCGGGTCGGACACGTTCGGCAAACTAACCGGTGGACTTCAGGAAAAACCGGATGCCGTCGTGCTCTTGGATGAAATCGAGAAGGCGCATCCCGATGTCTTCAAGAAATTCCTAACGGCCTGGAACGACGGTCATATCACCGAAGCATCGACCGGCACGCAGGTCTCCACCACGCGCGCCATCTTCATGCTAACCTCCAACATCGCCACGGACGAACTGACCGAGATCGCCGATCGTCTGGCTGATGACCCCGATCGCATGCGCGCCGAATCGACTGAAGCACTGCGTAAGGCTGGCTTCGCACCGGAAGTGCTGAACCGTCTGGACCGTATCTTCGTATTCCGCCGCCTGCTTGGGCTCGATCTGGCCCGCGTCGCGGCGCTGGAGATCGAGACGATGATCGACAGCTATGGCTTACGCGTGGAGCCGGGCGGAATCGATCCCGCGCTGCTGTTCCAAGTTATGCAGCGGCAGCAGAAACTCGGCGCAGGCGCTTCTGCGCGCGATCTGGTACGTTCGATCGAAGACATGGTGAGCGAAAGCCTGATCACGGCGCGTCAGAACGGCGGCAAGATGGTTCGTCTCGTTTCCGGTGAAGGCGGCGTCACGGCAGAAGTCGCCAACGACACCGAGTCGATGCGCGCGCGCATGTCTCGCTAA
- the rimP gene encoding ribosome maturation factor RimP, with translation MDTDILHLNALEARIVAQIEPSLVDLGYDLVRLSVLGRETPTIQIMADRADGSLISVEDCEQISHAVGAILDVDDPIPGAWTLEVSSAGIDRPLTRAKDWERFAGHLAKAEVDLPISGRKRFSGIVLGLRDGAALMRLDDGGEVSLPLTEVRKARLVLTDALIEASAAMMGIAGETEEEEQPAPRRKVPKLNPAKPGKGSKPGRKTH, from the coding sequence TTGGACACAGACATTCTTCATCTCAACGCTCTTGAAGCGCGCATCGTTGCCCAGATCGAGCCGAGTCTGGTCGATCTGGGTTACGATTTGGTGCGTTTGTCGGTGCTTGGTCGCGAAACCCCGACGATTCAGATCATGGCCGACCGTGCCGACGGTAGCCTGATCTCGGTTGAAGATTGCGAGCAGATCAGCCATGCCGTTGGCGCCATCCTGGACGTGGACGATCCGATTCCAGGCGCCTGGACGCTTGAAGTCTCCTCTGCGGGAATCGACCGTCCTCTAACGCGCGCCAAGGATTGGGAGCGTTTCGCGGGCCATCTGGCCAAGGCGGAAGTCGATCTGCCGATCAGCGGGCGCAAGCGTTTTTCCGGTATCGTGCTCGGTTTGCGCGATGGCGCGGCGCTGATGCGTCTCGATGATGGCGGCGAGGTTTCTCTTCCGTTGACGGAAGTGCGGAAGGCGCGTTTGGTGCTGACCGATGCGCTGATCGAAGCGAGCGCCGCTATGATGGGTATCGCGGGTGAAACCGAAGAAGAAGAGCAGCCCGCGCCGCGTCGAAAAGTGCCGAAGCTCAACCCCGCTAAGCCGGGGAAGGGTTCCAAGCCGGGACGGAAAACCCATTGA
- the nusA gene encoding transcription termination factor NusA produces the protein MDTSVTRPELLLVADAVSREKNIDREEVLEAMEQAIQKAGRAKYGHEKDIRATIDRKTGEVRLSRWTEAVELVENEDTQIPLHIAQKFKPEIKLGEHLVDPLPPIDFGRIAAQTAKQVIVQRVREYERKRQYDEFKDRVGEIVNGTVKRTEYGNMMVEIGHAEALLRRDELIPRESFRNSDRVRAYIYDVRDEPRGPQIFLSRTHPAFLAKLFAQEVPEIYDGIIEIKAVARDPGSRAKMAVISKDASIDPVGACVGMRGSRVQAVVAELQGEKIDIIPWSPQAATFVVNALAPAEVSKVVMDEEAGRVEVVVPDEQLSLAIGRRGQNVRLASQLTRWDIDILTEAEESERRQEEFRKRTQLFVDALDVDDVIASLLVTEGFHTIEELAYADPDELHNIEGFDESVAEELMRRAEEYLMRKEQELDDQRVALGVEDAIVDLGVFSNKMLVTLGEKGVKTLDDLADLAGDELVEILGSDNIDEDAANEIIMAARAHWFDDEPKQEGADDKDVGEASDV, from the coding sequence ATGGACACCTCCGTTACCCGCCCCGAACTGCTCCTGGTTGCGGACGCGGTTTCGCGTGAGAAAAACATCGACCGCGAGGAAGTGCTCGAGGCGATGGAGCAGGCGATCCAGAAGGCGGGTCGTGCGAAATACGGTCACGAAAAAGACATTCGTGCCACGATCGACCGCAAGACCGGTGAAGTGCGTCTCTCGCGCTGGACTGAAGCCGTGGAACTGGTCGAGAACGAAGACACGCAGATTCCGCTGCATATCGCACAGAAATTCAAACCCGAAATCAAATTGGGCGAGCATCTTGTCGATCCGCTGCCACCTATCGATTTCGGGCGTATTGCCGCGCAGACCGCCAAGCAGGTGATCGTGCAGCGCGTTCGCGAATATGAGCGCAAGCGCCAGTATGATGAGTTCAAGGACCGCGTGGGTGAGATCGTTAACGGCACGGTTAAGCGTACCGAATACGGTAACATGATGGTCGAGATCGGCCATGCCGAAGCGCTGCTGCGTCGTGATGAGTTGATCCCGCGCGAGTCGTTCCGCAATTCCGATCGCGTGCGCGCCTATATCTACGATGTGCGCGACGAGCCGCGCGGCCCCCAGATTTTCCTAAGCCGCACGCATCCCGCCTTCTTGGCGAAGCTGTTCGCGCAGGAAGTGCCCGAAATCTATGACGGCATCATCGAGATCAAAGCTGTTGCGCGTGATCCGGGTTCGCGCGCCAAAATGGCGGTGATTTCGAAGGATGCGTCCATCGATCCTGTCGGCGCGTGTGTTGGTATGCGTGGTTCGCGTGTTCAGGCGGTCGTGGCTGAACTTCAGGGCGAGAAGATCGACATTATCCCCTGGAGCCCGCAGGCGGCGACGTTCGTGGTCAACGCATTGGCGCCGGCTGAAGTCAGCAAAGTCGTGATGGATGAAGAGGCGGGACGTGTCGAAGTCGTGGTGCCGGACGAGCAATTGTCCCTGGCGATCGGACGTCGCGGACAAAACGTTCGGTTGGCCAGCCAACTCACCCGTTGGGATATCGATATTCTGACGGAAGCCGAGGAATCCGAGCGCCGCCAGGAAGAATTCCGCAAGCGCACTCAGCTCTTCGTCGATGCGCTCGATGTGGACGATGTGATTGCCAGTCTTTTGGTGACGGAAGGCTTCCACACGATTGAGGAACTCGCCTACGCTGATCCTGACGAACTGCACAACATCGAAGGTTTCGATGAAAGTGTGGCGGAAGAATTGATGCGTCGCGCCGAAGAATATCTCATGCGCAAAGAGCAGGAGCTGGATGACCAGCGCGTTGCCTTGGGCGTTGAGGATGCCATCGTGGATCTGGGCGTGTTCTCCAACAAAATGTTGGTGACGCTTGGTGAAAAGGGCGTGAAAACGCTCGACGATCTGGCGGATTTGGCTGGCGACGAACTTGTAGAAATCCTCGGTAGCGACAATATTGATGAGGACGCCGCTAACGAGATCATTATGGCGGCCCGTGCTCACTGGTTCGACGATGAGCCGAAGCAGGAAGGTGCGGACGATAAGGACGTAGGGGAGGCTTCCGACGTCTGA
- a CDS encoding RNA-binding protein, with translation MYDERESGSLRRCIVTRVQDSPERMLRFVVSPDGMIIPDLAGKLPGRGIWLSAKRDVLETAVTRNVFAKAARRSVQLPDDLVLILVEALKRRVADSLGLARRAGQAICGFVKCREWIAAGKAGLVVQGAGGSPDELRRLLSGARELPVATLSSEMLATAFGREHAVYAVLAPGALALRLMAEHERFLGLTEGSVPGPRAVRSGREQAGI, from the coding sequence TTGTATGACGAACGCGAAAGCGGTTCGCTCAGACGTTGTATCGTTACCCGGGTTCAGGATTCGCCGGAACGCATGTTGCGTTTCGTGGTGTCTCCTGACGGAATGATTATTCCCGATTTGGCAGGAAAGTTGCCAGGTCGGGGAATTTGGTTGAGTGCGAAGCGGGATGTGCTAGAAACCGCCGTGACTCGCAATGTATTCGCCAAGGCGGCGCGACGTTCGGTTCAACTGCCGGATGATCTCGTATTGATTTTGGTTGAGGCGCTGAAGCGCCGGGTCGCGGATAGTCTGGGCCTTGCGCGCCGCGCAGGGCAGGCCATTTGTGGCTTTGTAAAATGTCGTGAGTGGATCGCCGCCGGAAAGGCCGGTTTGGTGGTGCAGGGTGCGGGCGGAAGCCCGGATGAGTTGCGGCGTCTGTTATCAGGAGCGCGAGAGCTTCCGGTAGCGACGCTTTCGTCCGAAATGCTGGCGACGGCGTTCGGGCGAGAGCATGCAGTCTATGCCGTGTTGGCGCCGGGTGCGCTGGCGCTGCGTCTGATGGCTGAGCATGAACGATTTTTGGGGCTGACCGAGGGGTCGGTTCCTGGACCGCGCGCGGTGCGGTCCGGACGGGAACAGGCAGGTATATGA